One window of Paludibacter propionicigenes WB4 genomic DNA carries:
- the trxA gene encoding thioredoxin has protein sequence MTGNFDSIINENRPVIVDFHAVWCGPCKTQSPILKQVAEELGERVRVIKIDVDKNQAIAGRYQIQSVPTLMIFKNGEIKYKQAGVHTKAQLTNILHNIQ, from the coding sequence ATGACAGGAAACTTTGATTCAATAATCAATGAAAATCGCCCGGTAATAGTCGATTTTCATGCCGTGTGGTGTGGACCGTGTAAAACACAATCACCCATTTTAAAACAGGTAGCTGAAGAGCTTGGTGAACGTGTGAGGGTAATAAAAATAGATGTGGATAAAAATCAGGCTATCGCAGGCAGATACCAGATACAAAGTGTACCCACCTTAATGATTTTCAAAAACGGAGAAATAAAATACAAACAAGCCGGAGTGCATACCAAAGCTCAGCTAACGAACATTTTACACAACATTCAATAG
- a CDS encoding ABC transporter permease codes for MIRPIKAILLRNLLKLQRDKMKLFMNLFMSGLFLFIFSFIMKSAAPGMDHPMNYLISGIIIMTVFQSALSNSMNILEDITSGVMKEILVAPITRWQIAIGHVLSATVVSVIQGLIIVIIGMFMGLTLSFWSAIAMVGLMLLVGLTFSTLGLYLATLSKESSNFQLLIAIVSFPLTFLSGAYIPTMALPKILLPLVYLNPLTYTTAAFRFITLHLEGTPVSGLLKAGVAFDVNGFIITPLLSFLFIGVLCAVFFVLCVNRFNSADFSRVKIFKHAH; via the coding sequence ATGATACGACCCATTAAAGCAATATTATTGAGAAACCTGCTGAAACTGCAAAGAGACAAGATGAAGTTGTTTATGAATCTGTTTATGTCGGGGTTATTTCTGTTTATCTTTTCATTTATAATGAAATCGGCTGCTCCGGGCATGGATCATCCAATGAATTATCTGATTTCAGGCATTATCATCATGACTGTATTTCAATCGGCCCTGAGCAATTCGATGAACATACTGGAAGACATTACCTCGGGTGTGATGAAGGAAATTCTGGTTGCACCCATTACCCGTTGGCAAATTGCTATCGGACACGTACTTTCCGCCACGGTGGTGTCCGTCATACAAGGTTTGATCATTGTTATTATCGGCATGTTTATGGGGCTTACGCTAAGCTTTTGGTCCGCAATAGCTATGGTTGGACTTATGTTATTAGTTGGGTTGACATTCAGTACACTGGGACTTTACCTGGCTACATTATCGAAAGAATCGAGTAATTTTCAACTACTAATCGCCATTGTTTCGTTTCCGTTGACTTTTCTTTCGGGGGCTTATATCCCTACCATGGCATTACCAAAGATATTATTGCCTTTGGTATACCTGAACCCCTTGACCTATACAACGGCCGCTTTCCGGTTTATCACATTACACTTGGAAGGAACACCGGTGTCAGGATTACTTAAAGCAGGAGTGGCTTTTGATGTCAATGGATTTATTATTACACCGTTATTGAGTTTCTTGTTTATCGGGGTGCTGTGTGCCGTGTTTTTTGTATTGTGTGTGAATCGCTTCAATTCAGCCGATTTCTCTAGGGTAAAGATTTTCAAACATGCTCATTAA
- a CDS encoding ABC transporter ATP-binding protein has translation MYKKERNYEVKTNSIEVRNFSKKFGDFTAVDNISFDVEQGTIFAFLGPNGAGKSTTINTLCTIQEKTEGMLKINGNDVSKQKDLVRNDIGIVFQDSTMDGKLTVEENLKLHCDFYKVPKSEVKERIDFVLDLVDIKSRKKSPVDSLSGGMKRRAEIARGLVHFPKVLFLDEPTTGLDPQTRASVWDYIHKLQKQKNITIFLTTHYMDEAEICNQVAIIDGGKIVAHDTPANLKKKYTSTTMKLKTNDADSLKTYMTERSIKHSVDKDLVTIYATSTADVLDITNTFRESIEDIEINKGTLNDVFIAITGKEIRE, from the coding sequence ATGTATAAAAAAGAAAGGAATTATGAAGTGAAAACAAACAGCATTGAAGTGAGGAACTTCAGCAAAAAATTCGGAGATTTTACCGCCGTGGACAATATCTCGTTCGATGTGGAACAGGGAACTATTTTTGCCTTCCTAGGTCCCAACGGAGCAGGTAAAAGCACAACCATCAACACCCTTTGCACTATACAAGAAAAGACGGAAGGGATGTTGAAAATCAACGGAAATGATGTTTCCAAACAAAAAGACCTGGTAAGAAACGATATTGGAATTGTTTTTCAGGACTCAACCATGGACGGTAAACTCACGGTGGAAGAAAACCTGAAATTGCATTGCGATTTTTACAAAGTTCCCAAATCGGAGGTAAAAGAGCGAATTGACTTTGTGCTCGACCTTGTAGATATAAAAAGCAGAAAAAAATCACCGGTCGACAGTCTTTCAGGCGGTATGAAAAGAAGAGCCGAAATTGCCCGCGGACTGGTGCATTTTCCAAAGGTGCTTTTTCTGGACGAACCCACCACCGGATTGGATCCGCAAACACGGGCAAGTGTATGGGATTATATCCACAAGCTACAGAAACAAAAGAACATTACCATTTTTCTGACCACCCACTACATGGATGAAGCGGAAATATGCAATCAGGTAGCCATTATCGATGGAGGGAAAATTGTAGCACACGACACGCCTGCCAACCTGAAGAAAAAATATACCAGCACTACCATGAAACTGAAAACGAATGATGCCGACAGCCTGAAAACATATATGACGGAACGTTCCATTAAACACAGTGTGGACAAAGATTTGGTGACTATTTATGCTACCAGCACTGCGGATGTATTGGACATTACCAACACTTTCAGAGAATCAATTGAAGATATAGAAATTAATAAAGGCACCCTGAACGATGTGTTTATTGCCATAACCGGAAAGGAGATAAGAGAATGA
- a CDS encoding C-GCAxxG-C-C family protein produces the protein MIKETEIESRVSAAITFFEQGYNCSQAVFMAYADKYQIDSETAAKLATSFGGGMGRLREVCGAVSGMFFVLGLHYPFTQPTDKVAKDANYKAVQRTAAEFKSVMGSYICADLLKTKREPQQPESTERNEAYYNLRPCTRCVAVAAGIVGREIMQ, from the coding sequence ATGATAAAAGAAACTGAAATAGAAAGCCGCGTTTCAGCAGCTATCACTTTTTTTGAGCAAGGCTATAACTGTTCGCAAGCTGTTTTTATGGCGTATGCCGATAAATACCAAATTGACAGCGAAACAGCTGCCAAATTGGCTACTTCGTTTGGCGGAGGCATGGGTCGGTTGCGCGAAGTATGCGGTGCAGTGAGTGGTATGTTTTTTGTCTTGGGATTGCATTATCCGTTTACACAACCTACTGATAAAGTGGCCAAAGATGCAAACTATAAAGCTGTGCAACGCACTGCTGCCGAGTTCAAATCAGTCATGGGATCTTATATTTGTGCCGACTTGCTAAAAACAAAGCGCGAACCGCAACAGCCTGAATCGACTGAGCGAAACGAGGCATATTATAACTTACGCCCTTGTACGCGCTGTGTGGCAGTGGCTGCCGGGATTGTTGGACGGGAGATAATGCAGTAA